In the genome of Dermacentor silvarum isolate Dsil-2018 chromosome 1, BIME_Dsil_1.4, whole genome shotgun sequence, one region contains:
- the LOC119434321 gene encoding alpha-(1,3)-fucosyltransferase C isoform X2 produces the protein MAAITKSGFLVIVSLVLFLCLFMVAQNRQPLWRVFDAFRMNEWSYSPFYSPSSVNGTSRLPRIMMWTSFYGSWYGLLNNKKVGEDFTRKCAVKCSITNDRRLLASSDAIVFHVRDMDMNDLPTRRSQSQKWVFWSMEPPPYSVFAGFNYMHNMFNWTMSYRHDSDIYEPYGKIVPRNVTVVYKKDHRALWKSKQKQAVWMVSHCNTDSKREEYVQELKRHLDVDVYGSCGDHVCPRSRGSACYNDFERTYFYMLAFENSICNDYATEKFFSALKYDMVPVVFGGANYSQIGPAQSYVDALAFKSPKQLAEHLIVLSRNYTAYSSYFKWRETHQLVTWDVDFCELCSRLHSPQFQKTSSYNDMRVWWEQQGRCRTWVK, from the coding sequence ATGGCGGCCATCACCAAAAGTGGCTTCCTCGTCATCGTGTCCTTGGTCCTGTTCCTGTGCCTGTTCATGGTGGCGCAGAATCGACAACCCCTCTGGCGGGTGTTTGACGCCTTCAGAATGAACGAATGGTCTTACAGTCCTTTCTACTCGCCAAGCAGTGTCAATGGCACGAGCCGTTTACCCCGGATCATGATGTGGACATCGTTCTACGGTTCCTGGTACGGCTTACTGAATAACAAAAAGGTCGGTGAAGACTTCACTCGCAAATGCGCCGTCAAGTGTTCAATCACCAACGACCGGCGCCTGCTGGCGTCCAGCGACGCCATCGTCTTCCACGTGCGCGACATGGACATGAACGACCTTCCTACAAGGCGTTCCCAGTCGCAGAAGTGGGTCTTCTGGTCTATGGAGCCACCGCCGTACTCCGTTTTCGCCGGCTTCAATTATATGCACAATATGTTTAACTGGACCATGTCATACAGGCACGACTCGGACATTTACGAGCCTTACGGGAAGATTGTGCCCCGCAATGTCACCGTTGTTTACAAGAAAGACCACAGAGCTCTGTGGAAGTCCAAGCAAAAACAAGCTGTCTGGATGGTCAGTCACTGCAATACCGACAGTAAACGAGAAGAGTATGTCCAAGAGCTGAAGAGGCACCTCGACGTTGACGTGTACGGCTCTTGCGGTGACCACGTGTGCCCAAGATCCAGAGGTAGTGCCTGCTACAACGATTTCGAGCGGACCTACTTTTATATGCTTGCCTTTGAGAACTCCATATGCAACGATTATGCCACCGAGAAATTTTTTTCAGCACTTAAATATGACATGGTACCTGTGGTTTTTGGAGGTGCCAATTATAGCCAAATTGGGCCTGCTCAGTCGTACGTCGATGCGCTCGCCTTCAAATCTCCCAAGCAGCTTGCCGAACACCTTATTGTCCTGTCAAGGAACTACACGGCGTACAGCTCATATTTTAAGTGGAGAGAGACTCACCAACTGGTGACGTGGGACGTTGACTTTTGTGAGCTTTGTTCTAGGCTGCATAGCCCGCAGTTTCAGAAGACATCGTCGTACAATGACATGCGCGTGTGGTGGGAACAGCAGGGCCGCTGTCGGACGTGGGTGAAGTAA
- the LOC119434321 gene encoding alpha-(1,3)-fucosyltransferase C isoform X1 yields MSGPFGRRIWKCVTHTKGFTALLVEKGARVLRRCLLITMAAITKSGFLVIVSLVLFLCLFMVAQNRQPLWRVFDAFRMNEWSYSPFYSPSSVNGTSRLPRIMMWTSFYGSWYGLLNNKKVGEDFTRKCAVKCSITNDRRLLASSDAIVFHVRDMDMNDLPTRRSQSQKWVFWSMEPPPYSVFAGFNYMHNMFNWTMSYRHDSDIYEPYGKIVPRNVTVVYKKDHRALWKSKQKQAVWMVSHCNTDSKREEYVQELKRHLDVDVYGSCGDHVCPRSRGSACYNDFERTYFYMLAFENSICNDYATEKFFSALKYDMVPVVFGGANYSQIGPAQSYVDALAFKSPKQLAEHLIVLSRNYTAYSSYFKWRETHQLVTWDVDFCELCSRLHSPQFQKTSSYNDMRVWWEQQGRCRTWVK; encoded by the coding sequence GAGCCAGGGTGCTGCGCCGCTGCCTGCTCATCACCATGGCGGCCATCACCAAAAGTGGCTTCCTCGTCATCGTGTCCTTGGTCCTGTTCCTGTGCCTGTTCATGGTGGCGCAGAATCGACAACCCCTCTGGCGGGTGTTTGACGCCTTCAGAATGAACGAATGGTCTTACAGTCCTTTCTACTCGCCAAGCAGTGTCAATGGCACGAGCCGTTTACCCCGGATCATGATGTGGACATCGTTCTACGGTTCCTGGTACGGCTTACTGAATAACAAAAAGGTCGGTGAAGACTTCACTCGCAAATGCGCCGTCAAGTGTTCAATCACCAACGACCGGCGCCTGCTGGCGTCCAGCGACGCCATCGTCTTCCACGTGCGCGACATGGACATGAACGACCTTCCTACAAGGCGTTCCCAGTCGCAGAAGTGGGTCTTCTGGTCTATGGAGCCACCGCCGTACTCCGTTTTCGCCGGCTTCAATTATATGCACAATATGTTTAACTGGACCATGTCATACAGGCACGACTCGGACATTTACGAGCCTTACGGGAAGATTGTGCCCCGCAATGTCACCGTTGTTTACAAGAAAGACCACAGAGCTCTGTGGAAGTCCAAGCAAAAACAAGCTGTCTGGATGGTCAGTCACTGCAATACCGACAGTAAACGAGAAGAGTATGTCCAAGAGCTGAAGAGGCACCTCGACGTTGACGTGTACGGCTCTTGCGGTGACCACGTGTGCCCAAGATCCAGAGGTAGTGCCTGCTACAACGATTTCGAGCGGACCTACTTTTATATGCTTGCCTTTGAGAACTCCATATGCAACGATTATGCCACCGAGAAATTTTTTTCAGCACTTAAATATGACATGGTACCTGTGGTTTTTGGAGGTGCCAATTATAGCCAAATTGGGCCTGCTCAGTCGTACGTCGATGCGCTCGCCTTCAAATCTCCCAAGCAGCTTGCCGAACACCTTATTGTCCTGTCAAGGAACTACACGGCGTACAGCTCATATTTTAAGTGGAGAGAGACTCACCAACTGGTGACGTGGGACGTTGACTTTTGTGAGCTTTGTTCTAGGCTGCATAGCCCGCAGTTTCAGAAGACATCGTCGTACAATGACATGCGCGTGTGGTGGGAACAGCAGGGCCGCTGTCGGACGTGGGTGAAGTAA